The proteins below come from a single Methanofastidiosum sp. genomic window:
- a CDS encoding alanyl-tRNA editing protein: MAECLYMEDSYLKEFDANVISAKGKYIILDKTSFYPNSGGVEWDTGKIISKKNGKEYKVIYVGKFEGEISHETDEEGLILGDEVHCTIDWNRRYRLMRYHTAAHLISGIFNRNYNLLITGNQLTSEKGRIDLNMEKFDMEFIKKIIDEANEIIKKDLPVDIYYKDIEEAKKDTSLFKLAMDFPHEVKKLRIVDIKGFDAQADGGCHVKSLKEIGKIIFLEAVNKGKNNRRIYFALED; encoded by the coding sequence ATGGCTGAATGTTTGTACATGGAAGATTCTTACTTAAAAGAATTTGATGCAAATGTAATCTCTGCTAAAGGGAAATACATAATATTAGACAAAACTTCATTTTATCCAAATAGTGGAGGGGTAGAATGGGACACTGGTAAAATCATAAGTAAAAAAAATGGAAAAGAGTACAAGGTTATCTATGTGGGTAAATTTGAAGGAGAGATAAGCCATGAAACAGATGAAGAAGGGCTTATATTAGGAGATGAAGTGCATTGTACTATAGATTGGAACAGAAGATACCGATTAATGAGATATCATACAGCGGCCCATCTTATCTCTGGTATATTTAATAGAAATTACAACTTATTAATAACTGGCAATCAATTAACATCCGAGAAAGGGAGAATTGATCTCAATATGGAAAAATTTGATATGGAGTTTATCAAGAAAATAATTGATGAAGCAAATGAAATTATAAAGAAGGATCTACCTGTAGATATTTATTACAAAGATATTGAAGAGGCTAAAAAGGATACATCTCTATTCAAACTAGCTATGGATTTTCCTCATGAAGTTAAGAAATTAAGAATAGTAGATATAAAAGGATTTGATGCTCAAGCTGATGGCGGATGCCATGTAAAAAGTTTGAAGGAAATCGGCAAGATTATATTCCTTGAAGCTGTCAATAAGGGAAAAAACAACAGAAGAATATACTTTGCTCTTGAAGACTAG
- a CDS encoding fasciclin domain-containing protein: MKNIVETAIAAGNFKTLVEAVKVAGLVDVLSGPGPFTVFAPQDSAFAALPKGTVESLLKDKAKLTEILKYHVVSGKHDLSELRKLSGMHGGLNKVKTLQGKELKISSAKSTAGSNEIETVMLENAIAIKPDILCSNGICHMIDKVLIPK, from the coding sequence ATGAAAAATATTGTCGAAACGGCCATTGCGGCAGGAAATTTTAAAACGTTAGTTGAAGCGGTAAAAGTTGCGGGATTAGTAGATGTATTAAGTGGACCTGGACCATTTACAGTTTTTGCACCACAAGATAGTGCATTTGCAGCACTCCCCAAAGGTACAGTCGAAAGTTTACTTAAAGATAAGGCAAAGTTAACTGAAATATTGAAATATCATGTTGTATCCGGAAAACATGACCTTTCAGAATTAAGAAAACTTTCTGGAATGCATGGTGGACTGAACAAAGTAAAGACATTACAAGGCAAAGAGCTTAAAATATCTTCGGCCAAATCAACTGCAGGTTCAAATGAAATTGAAACGGTAATGCTTGAAAATGCAATTGCCATAAAACCTGACATTCTATGTTCAAATGGAATATGTCACATGATTGATAAAGTCTTGATTCCAAAATAA
- a CDS encoding sodium-dependent transporter, translating into MERETWGSKMGFWLAAAGSAIGLGNIWRFPYLTGANGGAAFVFIYLLIVLTIGISVMLAEFTIGRHTNLNAVGAFQKLKGGPWQIAGWMGVIAGFVILSYYSVIGGWTIKYILSSFTGMISTSTDSTSYFLSFIANGPQTVLYHAIFMAIVIFVVYRGVGKGIEDTCKILMPALFILLAILIIRAVTLPGALAGINFYLNPDFSKVTGKTILAALGQAFFSLSLGMGCMITYGSYIKSKKESLPRAAATITLLDTGAAFLAGFVIFPTVFAFGAQPSAGPGLTFITLPKVFAMMPGGQIWSALFFLLLCVAAITSAISLLEVVVAYVIDNLKWPRHKAALIIGGSILLLGIPSALSQGAVSINILGMSFLDFLDFVANNILLTVGGLLISLFVGWIIPEIAKKETTAHGPFTFQPIWIWICRIVAPLAIFIIILGGFGLF; encoded by the coding sequence ATGGAAAGAGAAACATGGGGCAGTAAAATGGGCTTTTGGCTAGCTGCTGCTGGTTCTGCCATTGGACTTGGTAATATATGGCGTTTCCCTTATCTTACCGGTGCAAACGGTGGAGCTGCATTTGTCTTTATATATCTGTTAATTGTTTTAACTATTGGAATTTCAGTCATGTTAGCTGAATTTACAATAGGAAGACACACAAATCTAAATGCTGTTGGTGCATTTCAAAAACTAAAAGGTGGACCATGGCAGATAGCTGGTTGGATGGGAGTAATTGCAGGATTTGTTATTCTATCATATTACTCTGTAATTGGTGGATGGACAATAAAATATATACTCAGTTCATTTACTGGCATGATATCTACAAGTACTGATTCAACAAGCTATTTCCTTAGTTTCATTGCTAATGGACCCCAAACAGTTTTGTATCACGCTATCTTTATGGCAATCGTAATATTTGTAGTATATAGGGGCGTTGGAAAAGGAATAGAAGACACTTGCAAAATATTAATGCCAGCATTGTTCATACTCTTAGCAATATTAATTATTAGAGCAGTTACATTGCCAGGAGCACTTGCAGGCATAAACTTCTACCTTAATCCAGATTTTTCTAAGGTTACAGGAAAAACTATTCTTGCTGCACTTGGTCAAGCTTTCTTCTCGCTCTCATTGGGAATGGGGTGTATGATTACATATGGTAGTTATATAAAATCAAAGAAAGAATCATTACCAAGAGCCGCTGCAACTATAACATTATTGGATACTGGAGCTGCTTTTCTTGCCGGATTCGTTATATTTCCAACAGTTTTTGCATTTGGGGCTCAACCAAGCGCTGGACCGGGGCTTACATTCATTACACTACCTAAGGTATTTGCAATGATGCCCGGAGGCCAAATATGGTCTGCATTGTTCTTCCTACTTCTATGTGTTGCTGCAATTACATCTGCAATTTCATTACTAGAAGTGGTCGTAGCATATGTAATAGACAATCTCAAATGGCCAAGGCATAAGGCAGCTTTAATAATAGGCGGATCAATACTTCTATTAGGTATACCATCTGCATTATCCCAAGGGGCAGTTTCTATAAACATTTTGGGAATGAGTTTCTTAGACTTCTTGGATTTCGTGGCTAATAATATCTTATTAACTGTGGGTGGATTATTAATATCGCTCTTTGTTGGTTGGATAATTCCCGAAATCGCAAAGAAAGAAACTACCGCACATGGACCATTCACATTTCAGCCAATTTGGATATGGATATGCAGAATAGTAGCTCCCTTAGCGATATTCATCATAATCTTAGGCGGATTTGGACTATTCTAA
- a CDS encoding 4Fe-4S double cluster binding domain-containing protein, translating to MKKSETSEGIDSDLTCELIEQAYKLGVDTFGIADLELLREYDTHPKNLLENYSRGISIGLKAPDEVIEKLPESRPIYAKHYVMINDRLDFIAYSLSRFLESKKYKALPIPASKPLKDLKWRSFISHRAIARTAGVGWIGKSLNLITKEYGPRIRFASILTDAPLEMGKPLENKCGECQNCIDSCIVGALKITSFKDYPKKREIALDIDKCVSKLQEFSKDPDLDVMVCGICLKVCPWGRINK from the coding sequence ATGAAAAAAAGTGAAACGTCTGAGGGAATTGATTCTGATCTAACTTGCGAATTAATAGAGCAGGCATATAAACTTGGTGTCGACACATTTGGAATTGCAGATCTAGAGTTACTAAGAGAATATGACACCCACCCCAAAAATCTACTAGAAAACTATTCCAGAGGTATTAGCATAGGATTAAAAGCTCCGGACGAAGTTATTGAAAAACTTCCAGAAAGTAGGCCAATCTATGCAAAACATTATGTTATGATTAATGACAGATTAGATTTTATAGCTTACAGTCTTTCAAGATTTTTAGAATCCAAAAAATATAAAGCGCTCCCCATACCTGCATCAAAACCTCTCAAAGACTTGAAATGGAGGAGTTTTATATCCCACCGGGCTATTGCAAGAACTGCTGGCGTAGGCTGGATTGGAAAATCATTAAATTTAATAACCAAAGAATATGGCCCAAGAATCCGTTTTGCATCAATATTGACAGATGCCCCTCTTGAAATGGGGAAACCTTTAGAGAACAAATGTGGCGAATGTCAAAATTGCATTGATAGCTGCATTGTTGGAGCATTAAAAATTACTAGTTTCAAGGACTATCCCAAGAAAAGAGAAATTGCCCTTGACATAGATAAATGTGTTTCGAAACTTCAAGAATTTTCAAAAGATCCTGATTTAGATGTTATGGTTTGTGGCATATGTTTAAAGGTGTGCCCTTGGGGAAGAATTAATAAATAG
- a CDS encoding DMT family transporter, whose translation MKKNYWTIVISAIFFGLIIPGGQFFSNLGFSLYDISVYPLLFLFLYTLPIIAIKKTFPLNRDNILFFLLYGLIGALLQLTQYGGVIFGTPVAIVAILLYTQPIWTTFFGRLILNEKITKMKLLAVTVAFLGVVFLLSPWNISNVGSTKGLISSLLAGIFLSLWVIFARKTGVNKDYYINTLSAYSFISLIWLIVLFPVIKIFYNNEYLTRLSYNFPTIYWAYFGLFCLIAVFVPNSLFYKAIEEVEASKAGIILLLEPVVASIVAMLVFSQYLNSSIFVGGGLILISNYLAMKE comes from the coding sequence ATGAAAAAAAACTATTGGACCATTGTCATTTCTGCAATTTTTTTTGGTCTAATAATACCAGGAGGACAGTTTTTTTCAAATCTTGGTTTTTCTCTTTATGATATCTCAGTCTATCCTTTATTGTTCCTTTTTTTGTATACTCTACCCATAATTGCTATTAAAAAAACATTTCCCCTTAATCGAGATAATATTTTATTTTTTTTACTGTATGGGCTTATTGGTGCTTTATTGCAATTGACACAATATGGAGGGGTTATTTTTGGGACTCCTGTGGCTATTGTTGCCATATTACTTTACACTCAACCCATATGGACAACTTTTTTTGGGAGATTAATCCTTAATGAAAAAATAACTAAAATGAAATTATTAGCAGTGACTGTTGCATTTCTTGGCGTCGTTTTTCTTCTTTCTCCTTGGAATATTAGTAATGTTGGTAGTACAAAAGGGTTGATTTCTTCTTTACTAGCCGGAATATTCCTCTCTTTATGGGTCATCTTTGCTAGAAAGACAGGAGTTAATAAAGATTATTACATAAATACTTTATCAGCTTATTCTTTTATATCGCTAATTTGGTTAATAGTTTTATTCCCCGTAATTAAAATTTTCTATAATAATGAATACCTAACAAGACTGTCTTATAATTTCCCAACTATTTATTGGGCGTATTTTGGTTTATTTTGTCTAATTGCTGTATTCGTGCCAAACTCCTTATTTTACAAAGCTATCGAAGAAGTAGAAGCATCTAAAGCCGGTATAATACTCCTTCTGGAGCCAGTTGTTGCATCTATCGTAGCCATGTTAGTATTTAGCCAGTATCTTAATTCAAGTATATTTGTAGGCGGCGGATTAATTCTTATATCAAATTATTTGGCAATGAAAGAGTAA
- a CDS encoding PAS domain S-box protein has product MKDEEKSKEQLLEDIAQLKEDYQCYKFLFDNAPLGYISIDKHGRIIKANRICLEYLNYSEEELIGNYLNKFISPDYLDDFTNFLDNFLEEGVAKNVEFEILKKCDKKILFSINGKIAYDSKGHCIKGHLILNNIKEKRTVLEAITAGRQRLYSLLEELPAYVCVYGPDLSMKFVNRYLRDNFDLADGKSCHKIFHGLEDRSQEPCSSCPVLGVFSTNKINISERTQINGKTYQIYDFPFKDYDGTMLTVEMGIDITERKKIQEELQTRENTLNGIFAAAPIGIGLINDRKIQWCNPRMCEMTGYSYEELNNNDTKLLYEQEKEYTHVGRELEMSHEENKMVDIETRWKRKNGSVFDCHLRSSPLDPSNPKNGNIIAIMDITDRKKAQLQLEENIQYIAFLIDNIRNPLSIISGYAELKIEDERMNKRILNQVDKIEDLIEGLDRGWIDSEDTKDFLRSFM; this is encoded by the coding sequence ATGAAAGATGAAGAGAAATCTAAAGAACAATTGTTAGAAGATATCGCACAACTCAAAGAAGATTATCAATGCTACAAATTTCTTTTTGATAACGCCCCTCTGGGTTATATCTCAATTGATAAACACGGGAGGATTATAAAAGCTAATAGAATCTGTCTTGAATACTTAAATTATTCTGAAGAAGAACTTATTGGAAATTATTTAAATAAATTTATTAGCCCCGACTATCTTGATGATTTTACAAATTTTTTAGACAATTTCCTTGAAGAAGGTGTTGCAAAAAATGTAGAGTTTGAAATATTAAAGAAGTGTGACAAAAAAATTTTGTTTTCTATTAATGGCAAAATTGCCTATGATAGTAAAGGGCATTGCATAAAGGGCCATTTAATTTTAAATAATATTAAGGAAAAAAGAACAGTACTAGAAGCAATAACTGCAGGTAGGCAAAGATTGTATTCTCTATTGGAAGAATTACCTGCATATGTATGTGTTTATGGCCCAGATCTTTCAATGAAATTCGTGAATAGATATCTAAGAGATAATTTTGATTTGGCTGATGGAAAAAGTTGTCATAAGATATTCCATGGTTTAGAAGATAGAAGCCAAGAGCCGTGTTCATCATGCCCTGTTTTAGGTGTGTTCTCAACTAATAAAATAAATATTAGTGAAAGAACTCAAATCAATGGAAAAACTTACCAAATTTACGATTTTCCATTCAAAGATTATGATGGAACTATGCTTACTGTAGAAATGGGCATTGACATAACAGAAAGGAAAAAAATTCAAGAAGAACTTCAAACAAGAGAAAACACTCTAAATGGAATATTCGCAGCCGCCCCTATTGGTATTGGACTTATTAATGATAGAAAAATACAATGGTGTAATCCAAGAATGTGCGAAATGACTGGTTATTCTTATGAAGAGCTTAATAATAACGATACTAAATTATTATATGAACAAGAAAAAGAATATACTCATGTAGGCAGAGAACTAGAAATGAGCCACGAAGAAAATAAAATGGTAGATATAGAAACAAGATGGAAAAGAAAAAATGGAAGTGTTTTTGATTGCCATCTTAGAAGCAGTCCCCTGGATCCATCAAATCCTAAAAATGGAAACATTATCGCAATTATGGATATTACAGATAGAAAAAAAGCTCAGCTTCAACTTGAAGAAAATATACAATATATTGCCTTTTTAATTGACAACATAAGGAATCCCTTATCTATTATAAGTGGCTACGCCGAACTTAAAATAGAAGATGAAAGAATGAATAAAAGAATACTAAATCAAGTAGACAAAATTGAAGATTTGATAGAGGGATTAGACAGGGGATGGATTGATTCAGAAGACACAAAAGATTTTTTAAGAAGTTTCATGTAA